From the genome of bacterium:
TGGCGGCCCCGTCGCTGCTCATAGCAGGCCTGATCGCCGCATACGTGTGGACCTACGCGCGCTATGGGCGGGAGCCGAAGGTGGCCTACGAGGCCGTCTATGAGCGCGAGCCGCCGCGGCTGCTCCCCCCGGCGGTGGTTCCGGCGATCCTGACGCAGTCCGGCGTGCGGAGCGCGGAACTCCCGTGGGCCTTCGCGGCCACCCTGGTGGAGGCGGCGCGCCTGGGCTACTTGGAGATCGAGGAGCGGCAGGACCAGGGGGTGCTGGGGACCGGGCTCTTCCGCGGCACCGACCTGATCTACCGGCTCACCGACAAGGGCCGCGCCCTCCTGTCGGGCAGTCCGCCCGAGGCGACCAGGCGGGAGCGCCCGTTGGAGCCTCTTGAAGTGAAGGTGCTCGATGCAGTCTTCCGCAAGGCCCACAAGGGCGATGACGTGACCGGCGACCAGATAGAGGCCTGGGGCAAGCGGATCGTTGGAAGAAAGAGCAACTTCCTGGTCTTCACCGAGCGGTGGGGCCCGGACCTGCGCAAGTGGTTCGAGGACCGGCACTTCCCCCTCGATGACGCCGCCAGTGAGCGGGCTAAGATGTGGTTCATCGGAGGCACGGCGCTCACCATGTTCGTGGCCCCGGCGGTGGGTATGGTTATCGCGGCGTTTGTGCCCTCAGCGGCGGTGGGCGTGGTTTTCGCGGCGTTTGGGGCGCTCCCCGTGGGGATGGTCTTGATCTTCCTCTCCCTGAAAGGACTCTCGCGCCGGACCCCTGAGGCGGCCCTCGAGGTGAAGCGCTGGGCTGCGTTCCGGCGGTTCATGGAGGATTTCTCCGCCATGAAGGACGCGGGCCCGAACGTGTTGGCGCTGTGGGAGAGCTACCTCGTGTACGCCACCGCGCTCGGCGTGGCCGAGAAACTGATCGAGAACCTGAAGCTGGTGGCCGCCGATCTCGGGCAGACGGCTCCGCACCCGACGTGGTTCCGTAGCGCCTCTGGTGGCGGCGGCGCAGGGCTGACGCCTGCCGGGCTCGGGTCCCTGGAGGCGCTCTCCAGGTCGTTCCAGAACTTCCAGAGCCTATCGCGGGCGCTGTCCAGCTCGTCCAGCAGCGGCGGCGGATCCAGCGGCGGCGGTGGCGGGGGTGGCGGCGGAGGCAGCAGCAGGGCAGGATAGAGGCCCTGGCACGCGCAACCGCCCTACCGGCCGGTCTTGGCCCACCGCTCCAGCGCGCGCACGCCCATCGAGCCCACGAGCGTCATCATCAGGTAGAGCAGCGCCACCATATTGTAGGTCTCAAAGGCGCGGAAGGTCCTGGCCGAGAGCAGCCGGCCCGCCTGCGTCAGTTCCGGAACCGCGATCGCCGAGGCCAGGGCAGAATCCTTCAGCAGCGCGATGAAGTCGTTGCCTAGAGGCGGCAGCACGACGCGCAGCGCCTGGGGGAGAATCACGAACCGCATCGCCTGCCCGTAGCTCAGGCCCAGAGAGCGGGCGGCCTCCATCTGCCCCTTGGGAATGGACTCGATACCGGCGCGGTAGATCTCGGCCAGGTAGGCGCCGTATCCGGTCGCCAGCCCCAGGATGGCCCGGTTGAGGTCGCTTCGGATCAGCCGCGTGATCGCCTCGGCGACCCCGGGTAGGCCCGCGGCGCGGGCTGCTCCGGCCAGCGCCGCCGAGGCCAGGGGCGCGGCTACGAAGGCGATGTAGATCAGCAGCACCAATAGTGGGACGCCGCGCACCACCTCGACGTAGAGCGTGGCCACGGTGTAGACCACCGGCTGCCGAGACAACCGCATCAGGCCTGCCACCAGACCGATGACCAGCGCCAGCGAGTAGGCGGCGAACGTCAGGCGCAGGGTTAGGAGCACCCCGTCCCAGAGAAACGCCAGGGTGTCCCTGTAGACCTGGGAGCCGGCCACCACGAATGCGATGCCGGCCCCCGCGGTCAACAACACGAGCACCCACCAGGGAACCCGCTCCAAGGCGGCCGGAGCCAGCCGGCTCCGGCCGCCGTCGCGTCCGCTGGCGGAGGATGGGCTTCTGGTGGTCACGCGAAACCTACTGACCCGGGGCCCTATCCACAAACCACTTCTTGTAGAGGCCGTCCAGCGTCCCGTCGGCCTTCATCTGTTCCAGGGCCGCGTCGAACGCCTGTTTGAGGGCCACGTCGCCCTTCTTGAGGGCGATCCCCAGGGCCTCACTCGTGAACGGCTCGCCGACTTTCTTGATCTTGTCCGGGGTGATGTTGATGTACCCGTCGGCGGCGTAGCTGTCAATGATGACGGCGTCCACGTCCTTGTTGATGAGCGCCTTGACAGCTAAGGCAAAGGTCTCGTAGCGGCGTACGTCGCCGACTTTCCCCTCCTTCAGGAGGGAGCTGGCTTTCTCATCGTTGGTGGTCCCGGTCTGCACCGCAACCCTCTTGCCTGTCAGGGTGTCAACTCCGGTGACTGCAGTCTCGTCCATCCGCACCAGAACGACCTGGCCGAAGCGCAGGTAGGGTTCGCTGAAGTCGACACTCTTCTTCCGCTCGTCGGTGATGGTCACGCCTGATGCCACGGCGTCGAACTGTCCCTGGGCCAGAGCTACGAAGATACCGTCCCATGCGGTCGTGGTGAAGACCGCCTTACAGTTCGCTCGGCGGCAGATCTCGGCCAACAGGTCGGGGTCGAAACCGACGATCTGCTTGTTCTCATCTACGACCTCAAAGGGCGGATAGGTGGTGTCACTACCGACCTTGACCTCCCGCCCGCCCAGATCCGATACGGCGGCTGGCTGCGCGGCCGGCTCCGGCACCTGGACCGGCTGGGCCGCCTGGCGCCCTCGCATGACATAGAGCAGCGCTGCGATCACGATCAGGAGCACAACAATGTAGATCACCGGTCGTCCTCTCATCTGCTTCCCTCCTGTTGGGACTGGCGTCGTCGTTCCCACACTTCGGTGTTCACCAGATTTGGCGGCCTCCTTCCGGCAAGCGCGGCCAGAAGGTTCTCGGCCGCCATGAGCGCCATCCCGGTCCGCGTCTTGACGCTGGCGCTGGCGATGTGCGGTGCGACCACCACGTTCTCCGGGGTCAGCAGCGGGTGATCTGCCGGGAGGGGCTCTTCCTCGAACACGTCCAGCCCGGCCCCGGCGATGCGGCGACCGGCTAGAGCATCGTAGAGCGCCCCGGAGTCCACAATCGGCCCGCGGGCGGTGTTGATCAAGAACGCGGTGGGCTTCATGAGCGCGAGCTGCGGAGCGCCGATCAGATGGCGCGTCCGCGGCCCCAGGGGAACGTGGATGCTGACGAAGTCGGAGAGGCGCAGCACCTCCTCCAGTGAGGCGAACTCCAGGCCCAACTCCTGCTCCGGGCCCTCCTGCCGAGCCACATCATGGTAGAGAACCCGCATGGCGAACCCGCGCGCCCTGCGGGCCACCGCCGTGCCGATGCGGCCCAACCCTATGAGCCCCAGCGTTGCGCCGCAGACGTCCTGACCCAGCAGGAGCATCGGCCCCCAGCTCTGCCACCGTCCGGCCCGGGTGTACCTGTCCGCCTCGACCACGCGGCGGGCA
Proteins encoded in this window:
- a CDS encoding DUF2207 domain-containing protein — its product is MRKLLTLLVVLAAVAYPAVEAWAKSYDHPTIDVTFRLLPEGSAEVEEVRAFRFVGSFSWAEIRRRTTGQYGTYGIRYGGVWDASSGQAMQFKQSRDGSEEVLRWSYSASDTTMRFRIKYRITGAVQRYADVAQFYWQAIEGDHAPIGRVRIVVQAPGASEKLFKVFVHSKATPGELRIAPDFRSAEITQSDIPETSFVEVRVLLDPALFPQAAVQQGESHESLLADERRQSETERRWMMAFLVGLAAPSLLIAGLIAAYVWTYARYGREPKVAYEAVYEREPPRLLPPAVVPAILTQSGVRSAELPWAFAATLVEAARLGYLEIEERQDQGVLGTGLFRGTDLIYRLTDKGRALLSGSPPEATRRERPLEPLEVKVLDAVFRKAHKGDDVTGDQIEAWGKRIVGRKSNFLVFTERWGPDLRKWFEDRHFPLDDAASERAKMWFIGGTALTMFVAPAVGMVIAAFVPSAAVGVVFAAFGALPVGMVLIFLSLKGLSRRTPEAALEVKRWAAFRRFMEDFSAMKDAGPNVLALWESYLVYATALGVAEKLIENLKLVAADLGQTAPHPTWFRSASGGGGAGLTPAGLGSLEALSRSFQNFQSLSRALSSSSSSGGGSSGGGGGGGGGGSSRAG
- a CDS encoding amino acid ABC transporter permease encodes the protein MTTRSPSSASGRDGGRSRLAPAALERVPWWVLVLLTAGAGIAFVVAGSQVYRDTLAFLWDGVLLTLRLTFAAYSLALVIGLVAGLMRLSRQPVVYTVATLYVEVVRGVPLLVLLIYIAFVAAPLASAALAGAARAAGLPGVAEAITRLIRSDLNRAILGLATGYGAYLAEIYRAGIESIPKGQMEAARSLGLSYGQAMRFVILPQALRVVLPPLGNDFIALLKDSALASAIAVPELTQAGRLLSARTFRAFETYNMVALLYLMMTLVGSMGVRALERWAKTGR
- a CDS encoding basic amino acid ABC transporter substrate-binding protein; translation: MRGRPVIYIVVLLIVIAALLYVMRGRQAAQPVQVPEPAAQPAAVSDLGGREVKVGSDTTYPPFEVVDENKQIVGFDPDLLAEICRRANCKAVFTTTAWDGIFVALAQGQFDAVASGVTITDERKKSVDFSEPYLRFGQVVLVRMDETAVTGVDTLTGKRVAVQTGTTNDEKASSLLKEGKVGDVRRYETFALAVKALINKDVDAVIIDSYAADGYINITPDKIKKVGEPFTSEALGIALKKGDVALKQAFDAALEQMKADGTLDGLYKKWFVDRAPGQ
- a CDS encoding D-glycerate dehydrogenase; the encoded protein is MGRPSRLSRRPAGGRERLGVPLPRVYVARRLPEEAMGMLREQAEIAVWSADELPPPSEVLVREAAASDGLISLLTDRIDAGLLDAAPRLRVVSNYAVGFDNIDVGAATERGVIVTNTPGALTETVADFTMALLLAVARRVVEADRYTRAGRWQSWGPMLLLGQDVCGATLGLIGLGRIGTAVARRARGFAMRVLYHDVARQEGPEQELGLEFASLEEVLRLSDFVSIHVPLGPRTRHLIGAPQLALMKPTAFLINTARGPIVDSGALYDALAGRRIAGAGLDVFEEEPLPADHPLLTPENVVVAPHIASASVKTRTGMALMAAENLLAALAGRRPPNLVNTEVWERRRQSQQEGSR